In the genome of Plasmodium malariae genome assembly, contig: PmUG01_00_46, whole genome shotgun sequence, one region contains:
- the PmUG01_00075100 gene encoding PIR protein, translating to MEMDKILEESYPYSIYKELNDEVKNANDGKYCSEFENVKQDYKDESVKLCKKVSKILDFVFKKSTQNEFKDYCTHYKYWVYQEVRNLFNENTSVSDIEDVIKKFYKLQLDLFNDHNRNDCSYRFDYKTLEGLNYNIEEKSLYDYFRNFNTIKSIETCSKCTNGEYKEYLKSTGDTYNNLKEYCCLSEDWDCSHYFFSCKDEFDPSKLLSSLGSEEIGNCDGLKTITAVFNDKISDSEAFSSDFLKSLNYGACYRPNNGKFTSGDRAHPFCNLYTAPVQLSSSVTIVRINEPQGNGDRSPPGNSNSMKGEDQEQVKQAKRVPPKEVTDETNENEGGSGRYGELKKKASPMKDASDNFRWKIAATGQLKCSSKNKKEAELAMCDFMEELIEGGYAKKIEDTEKYTLDIKNGWTTEELKVFRERIRKRSAYESNILNNIFFRISTGVTLVMGIIFIFYLFFKFTPFGSRLHRRRKRKQRYRFDFTDLSTRNRPRRFLKRTYRHSDRRRFNVVNIEDELHSSNDLRNIN from the exons ATGGAAATG GATAAAATTTTAGAAGAGTCATATCCATacagtatatataaagaattgaATGATGAAGTTAAAAATGCAAATGATGGCAAATATTGTAGTGAAtttgaaaatgtaaaacaaGATTACAAAGATGAATCTGTTAAACTTTGTAAAAAAGTATCAAAAATTTTagattttgtatttaaaaagagTACACAAAATGAGTTTAAAGACTATTGTACACATTATAAATACTGGGTATATCAAGAAGTAAGAAATTTGTTTAATGAGAATACATCAGTTAGTGATATCGAAGATGTTAttaagaaattttataaattacaacTTGATCTTTTTAATGATCACAACAGAAATGATTGTTCTTATAGATTTGATTATAAGACCCTTGAAGGATtgaattataatatagaaGAGAAGTCTTTGTATGATTACTTTAGAAACTTTAACACAATTAAAAGTATTGAAACTTGTAGCAAATGTACCAATGGCGAATATAAAGAATACCTTAAATCTACCGGTgacacatataataatttaaaggaATATTGTTGTTTATCAGAGGATTGGGACTGTtcacattattttttcagttGTAAGGATGAGTTTGATCCGAGTAAATTATTATCCTCTTTAGGATCTGAAGAAATAGGAAATTGTGATGGACTAAAAACAATTACAGCTGTATTCAATGATAAAATATCAGATTCTGAGGCGTTCAGTTCAGATTTTTTGAAATCACTTAATTATGGTGCATGTTATAGACCCAACAATGGTAAATTCACATCAGGTGATAGAGCACATccattttgtaatttatacaCAGCACCCGTACAATTATCTAGTAGTGTAACTATAGTTAGAATTAATGAACCCCAAGGAAATGGTGATAGATCCCCTCCAGGTAATTCGAATTCAATGAAGGGGGAAGATCAAGAACAAGTAAAACAAGCGAAAAGAGTTCCACCAAAAGAAGTTACAGATGAAACAAACGAAAATGAAGGGGGTTCAGGTAGATACGGggaactaaaaaaaaaggcatcTCCTATGAAAGACGCATCTGATAATTTTAGATGGAAAATTGCTGCAACTGGACAATTAAAATGTTcgagtaaaaataaaaaagaagctGAATTAGCAATGTGCGATTTTATGGAAGAACTGATTGAAGGTGGTTATgctaaaaaaatagaagataCAGAAAAGTATACTTTGGATATTAAAAATGGATGGACCACTGAAGAATTAAAAGTATTTCGTGAAAGAATAAGGAAAAGATCAGCTTATgaatcaaatatattaaacaacATTTTTTTCCGTATTTCTACTGGAGTTACTCTAGTAATgggaattatttttatattttaccttttttttaaa ttTACTCCCTTCGGATCACGTTTACATAGACGTagaaaaaggaaacaaaGGTATAGGTTTGATTTTACCGATTTAAGTACACGTAATCGACCAAGGCGCTTCTTAAAACGTACTTATAGGCATTCTGACAGGAGGAGATTTAACGTAGTAAATATAGAAGATGAGCTTCATTCATCAAATGATTTACGGAATATCAACTGA